TACCTCATTCATTGCGGAAAAATACTTCATATCCGTTAGATATACATTCACTTTTACAATGTCATCTGGAGTGAGATTCGCTGCTTCCAATGCCTCAAACAAATGATCGAAGCATAGCTCCGTTTGTGCGCTGATGTCACCTGAAATGTTTTCTGCCGAAGCGGAGTTCATTGCGGTTTGCCCGGATAAATAAACTAAATCACCTGCGTCCACCGCAGCCGAATATGGACCTGATGCTGTTGAGCCCTTTACTTCATAAGCCTTTCTTGCCATCATAATTCCTCCTCTATTTATGAGCTGATATCCCATCATAGCGTAGTCAGCACTTTTTGTATAGAAGTTGAGTGTGCCCACAA
The sequence above is drawn from the Sporosarcina luteola genome and encodes:
- a CDS encoding RidA family protein, which encodes MARKAYEVKGSTASGPYSAAVDAGDLVYLSGQTAMNSASAENISGDISAQTELCFDHLFEALEAANLTPDDIVKVNVYLTDMKYFSAMNEVYATKFSKPYPARTCVAVLALPLGADVEIEAIAKKPN